The genomic stretch CGGCTGTTGCATAAAATGCTCGGAAAAGTAGTGCCATTCCATCAACAACGAGCAAATTTTCTCGATTTTCGGTCATATATAATCCTCCAATTTCCTTCTACTGCCATCTATTGTAGCATAATTATAACTGGCTCGCAGAAAAAAAGGAGCTTTTTACCAGCTTGCTTTTGTCACGCCGGGTAATTGTCCTTGATGTGCTAGTTCACGAAAACGAATCCGCGACATACCAAATTTACGCATGTAGCCGTGGGGACGTCCAGTTAGTTCACAACGATTGTGTAGCCGGGACGGGGAAGAATCGCGTGGTAATTTGCGTAATTCATCGTAGCGGCCTTCTGCTTTTAGCGTTCGGCGAAGTTCCGCATATTTTTCCACGAGCGCTTGTTGACGTTCATGTTTGGCAACTTTTGATTTTTTAGCCATGTGTCTCTCCTTTCTTAAATAATAATCATTACGATTTACATCATACGCCGATTTAATTAGGAAAGCAAGTCTTCTGTTTTAAAAAAACCGATATCCAGTTAAACTGAATATCGGTTGTCCTATTATTTAGTTCCAACTATCGGACCATACGCGTTAGAGAAACCATTATTATAAGGCACTCCTGCTTTATTTTTACCTGCATCCCAGTTCACCGACCAAGTCATAATCCCTTTCACTGGTGTGCCTTTTGCTTGTAAACGAGTGAAAACATTTTTGACGATTTGCGGATCTTTTACATAACCAGTTGCGGCTGCATCCACATTGGCTGGTAAACCGAACACGAATTTATTAGCTGGGATTTTCAAGTAACCACGAGTCCCATTAATAAAGGAGTCCGCCATATAATATAAGAAAGATTCTTTTAATGTATCATTATTTTGCGCAATCCATTGGTTTGTTTCATCAACCCAAACACCATCGCCACCTTGATTGTATAGTTGTGGCGCAATATAGTCATAATAATTAGCAAGTGAGGTTAGGTAGCTTTCATAGGCACTACCTGGTTTTAAATAAGGAAATTCTGGTGCCATCGTAATTAGGAAATTTTTCCCTTCCGCTTTATAATGATCTTTAACGATTTTTAGCGCTGCTGGGATAACCGTTTTATTATCTCCCGCGGTAATCGCACTTTGTTCTAAGTCGATGTCTAATCCATCAAAGCCATATGTTTCTACTTGGCGGATAATTTCATTCGCGAACGCCTCTTCATCCCCAGCTTTTAGTTCCACGTGTCCATCTGCTCCACCTAGTGCCAAAAGAACGGCCCGACCTTCTTTATTTAATGCGCCGACTTGTGCTCTGAAATCGCTATCATTTATTCCCACTGGTTTAAATGTCGGAATACGATTTACCCCGTCCCCTTTCATAAAGGAAACATCTACCACGTTATAAGCTTTCGGTGTATCTTTTAGGGCGATATCAGCCGAAGTCCCTTGTTGATAGCCATCATTTCCGGAAGATTTCCAACTATGCCAGTACCCAACTAGCACCTGTTTGTTAGAAATATCTGGCATTACAGAAGCGTCATCCGTCGCCGCTTGTGCTTGACTACCAAATGCCCCCAGTCCTGCACCAACTAAAAGTAAAGACAAACCACCAACCATTACTTGTTTTCCATTCATCTACTTTTCCCCCTTACTTTATCTACCCCAAGCTTGCTTTTTTGGAGCTACTAGAAAATACCCATCATAATGAAAATAAAACTAGAAAAACAGCAAAAAAGCGAAATTGATATAGACCAATTCCGCTTTCAAATAAATGAATGTGTATAAGTAACTGAGAAAAAATAGCCCAATTAAAACTGTTTTATTTTTTACTTCGCATGTTGTGGTTCTGGATCTGCTACTTTTTTATCTTTGCGATGTGGAATCATATTGAAAATGATATTCAGTGTAATTGCTGTCACACTGCCCGCAACAATTCCATTACTCGTAAATAAGCGAACAAAGGATGGGAAGGCATTGAACAAATCTGGTACGACTGTAACGCCTAAACCAACACCAACTGCACACGCAATGATTAACAAGTTTTCTTGAGAAGTGAAATTAACTTTTCCAAGCATCTTAATCCCTTGTGCGACAACCATGCCGAACATCGCGACCATAGCGCCGCCGAGAACTGGTGTCGGAATAATCGTTGTCACTGCGCCAATTTTTGGAATCAGACCAAGAACAATAAGGAAACCAGCTGCCGCATAAATCACTTTACGTGTTTTAATACCAGAAAGTTGAACGAGTCCAACGTTTTGCGAATAAGCCGTATAGGGGAATGTATTAAATACGCCGCCAAGCATAATCGCAAGCCCTTCTGCCCGGTAACCACGCGTTAAATCTTTTTGCGTTAATTTGCGTTCGGTAATATCAGATAAAGCGAAATATACTCCCGTTGATTCCACCATGCTGACAAGCGCAATTAAAATCATCGTAATAATTGCCGGCCACTCAAAGGTCGGTGTGCCAAAATAAAATGGTTTTGGCATATGGAACCAGCTCGCCTCACTCACAGGACCAAGCGAGATCCCTTTATAAAGCGCTGCAAAAAGCGAACCACCAACCAGACCTATTAAAACAGCAATCGCCTTCGAAAACCCTTGTCCAAAACGATACACTAAAATAATTAAAAGTAATGTTCCAAAACCAAGGCCGAGATTATACATTGAGCCAAAATCTTTTGCTCCTTCTCCACCAGCAAGATTATTAATTGCAACGGGAATAAGTGTTAAACCAATCACTGTTACAACCGAACCAGTCACAACAGGAGGGAAAAATCGTACAACTTTGGAGAAAAATGGTGCTATTAATAATACAAAAAGTCCTGAAACAATAATCGAACCGTAAATCGCGCCAATGCCCATATCTTGTCCAATTAAAATAATCGGCGCAATAGCTTGAACCGCACATCCAAGTACAACCGGTAAACCAATTCCAAAGAAGCGGTTAACCGTTAATTGTAGCAATGTCGCAATCCCGCACATAAAAATATCAATCGAAACTAAGTAAGTCATTTCTTCTCCATTAAAACCTAGTGCTCCACCAATTAATAGTGGAACGATTACTGCTCCTGCATACATTGCTAGAACATGTTGAAATCCTAAAGCTGCAATTTTCCCTTTACCTAACATTTACTCCTATTCCTCCTCTAAAAATAAGATTTCTTCGTTTTCAAGTGAGGCAATTCGTGCTAGTGAATAAACTGGAATCCCTGTTTTATTTAATAATTCGCGACCTTGTTGGAAAGATTTTTCAATCACAATCCCAATTCCCGCCACTTTTGCTCCGGCATGTTCTGCAATTTCAAGTAAGCCGAGTGCCGCCTGACCATTTGCTAGAAAATCATCAATAACTAAAATCGTATCATCTGCTGTTAAAAATTGTTTTGATACAGAAATATCATTCGATTCTTTTTTAGTGTACGAATAGACAGTGCTTGTGAATAAATTGTCCGTTAATGTCACTGATTTTTTCTTGCGTGCAAACACGACTGGTACGGAAAGCGCGAGCCCTGCAAAAACGGCGGGTGCGATACCCGATGATTCAATCGTTACAATTTTCGTAATCCCTAAATCTTGGAACCGTTTAGCAAATTCATTTCCCATCGCTTGCATTAAAACCGGATCAATTTGATGATTTAAAAAAGCATCTACTTTTAAAACATTCCCCGGTAAAACCGTACCTTTTTCTTGAATAAACTCTTCCAGTAATTTCAAAATGATTCTCCTTTCAAAATAAAAAAACTGCTTCTCTAAAAATAGAGAAGCAGTATAGAAGCCACCAATTTTCGGAGTGACTTCTTTATACAAACTACTCATAGTCCGGTTATTTACGGTAACCAGGTAGAAACTCGTCGCCCAATCGCAACTATTATATAAGTATTTCGGTTTTAAGTTATGTTGTTTATTATAGCTTTCTAAAGGAGCAGGGTCAAGCTAATTTTTTACTTATTGAATTGGTAAACATAAGCGTATCTTTTTTCTAGTAAATCTAGCAAATACGTTGGATTTAAGCCTTCTCCAGTTGTATCTGTTAGAATCTCGAGAGGTTTCTTCGTTTTACCAAATTTATGCACATGTTCAGTCAACCACGTTTTTAATTCCGAATAATCATCGCTTGCGATAATCGCATCGATATTCGGAATTTCTTTTTGCATTTGGTTAAAGAACTGCGCCGCGTACATTAAACCTAATGCATAAGACGGGAAGTAACCAAAATCGCCACCAGCCCAGTGAATATCTTGCAGAACGCCATTTGTATCATTATCTGGACGAATGCCGAGATATTCTTCGTATTTGTCGCCCCATGCTTTCGGTAAATCTTTTACTTCTAATTCACCGTTAATAAGTGCTTTTTCTAGTTCATAACGAATCATAATATGCAGCGGATAAGTTAATGTATCAGCTTCAATTCGAATCAGCGAACTTTCAGAGATGTTCACTGCGCGGTAAAAATCTTCCAAAGTCACATGATCAAAAGCCGGTTTTGTAATCGCTTGGAAGTCAGCATAATTACTTTTCCAAAATGCTAAACTAGAACCGATAATAATTTCATAAAATAATGATTGTGATTCATGAATGCCCATTGATGCGCCGTTTGCAAGTGGAGTACCTACAAGTGCTGCATCAAAATTTTGTTCGTAAATCGCATGACCACCTTCATGAATCGTACCAAAAACAGCCATTTTAAAATCATTTTCATTGTAACGGGTCGTAATACGAACATCGCCAGTATTTAAACCAGTCGCAAAAGGATGCACGGTTTCATCTAAACGACCTGCTTCAAAGTCAAAGCCCATTTTATTCAGAATGCGAATGCTAAATTCTTTTTGTTTTGCTTCGGATATTTTGGTATTTAAAATCGTCGCATCTGGCTTCACGCCTTCATTTGCGATTTTTTCGCGAATCGCCATAATTCCGTCGCGTACTTTTTCAAATACGGAATCAAGCACAGATACGGTTACACCTGGCTCATATTGATCAAGTAATGTGTCATATTTATTTTCTTCATAACCCCAATATTCAACAAATTTACGCTTCATTTCAAGGATTTTTGTTAAGAATGGCTCAAAAGCTGCAAAATCATTTTGTTCGCGAGCTGTTGTCCAAGCCGTTTCTGCTTGCGCTACTAGTTTAGTATATTCCGCGTATTCTTTACTTGGGATTTTTTTGTTTAAATCATATTTTTTTTGAGATTCTTCTAAAGTTTTAAGAGTGATTTCAGATAGATTTTCTTTATCAAGGTTAAGTCCAGCAATAAAAGCAGCCATTTCTTCAGATGTTTGCATATTGAAAATCTCTTCAGATAGAACGCCAATAACATCAGAGCGACCTTCCATTCCTTTTGACGGGGCGCCTGTACGAAGATCCCAATAAACTAATGCCAGTGCTTCTTCCAGTGCTTCCATCTTTTTAATATACGCTAAAAATTCCTCTTCTAATGTTTCTACCAAACTTAACTCCTCCATTCAATCAATCTTCTTTTTTAGGACGTGGTTTTCTTGGACCCCAGTATTGATATAAATCTGTGCGCAAGTAACCATTGTATAATTTCCGTTTTTTCGTCGCTTTTTTACCATAAACTTCTTCAAAAAGTTCATAAGAGGTAAGGACATATACTGACCATGTCGGCATGCGTTTATAAACAATACCCATTTCGCGGTAAAGTTGGCGCACTGCTTCCTCGTCTTCTAAACGTTCCCCGTATGGTGGATTCGCAACAACGACCCCGTACTCATCTTCTGTTTGAAAGTCAGCTACTTGTAGTTGTCTAAAGGTAATTAAGTCACCAAGGCCAGCTTCGACCGCATTTTGCTTTGCGATTTCAATTAAACGAGCATCAATATCGCCACCAATAATATTTAGCGGTTGATCATAGTTAGCTAAATCTTCCGCTTCTTGTCTCGCATCCGCCCAAACTTGCTTCGGCATCCAATCCCATGTTTCTGACACGAACTCGCGGTTAAAACCAGGCGCAATATTTTGCCCAATTAGTGCCGCCTCAATTGGAATTGTTCCAGAACCACAAACGGGATCATAAAATGGTCTATCTGGATGCCAACTCGTAAGTAGTACAAGTGCCGCCGCCATTGTTTCTTTGATTGGCGCACTACCTTGTGCTAAACGGTAACCACGTTTATGTAATCCCGCACCACTAGTATCAATTGTTAGCGTCACTTCATCTTTTAAAATAGAAACTTCTAACTTAAATAACGCGCCTGTTTCCATCAAACGACCAGAACGACGATACTTTTCACTGACACGGTTAACGATGGCTTTTTTTACAATCGCTTGGCAATCAGGCACACTATAAAGCGTTGACTTAACTGATTTACCAGCCACTGGAAACTGTGCATCAAGCGGTAAATAATCTTCCCAAGGTAAAGCTTTCGTCTTTTCAAATAGTTCATCAAATGTCGTTGCTTTAAAAACACCAACCACAATTTTCACACGGTCGGCTACACGAAGCCATAGATTGGCTCTAGCAATTGCAGATAAATCTCCTTCAAAATATACTTTACCGTTTTCTACTTTTGGGTCATAGCCTAAACGCGCTACTTCTTTCCCAACAATTGCCTCTAAACCCGAAGCAGCCGTTGCCACCAACTGAAATGATTTCATTGTTTCCCATCCTTTAATTAAATTTCTAATGAAAAAAGCTGTTTTAAGAGGAGGAGGTTTGTTTTAAATAGGCATTCAACCAGGTCGAACACCCACCTTAAAACTTGCGCTCCGGCCTTCTAAAACAGCCTTCAATGTTAAATTAAATCCTGTAAATAACGCTCTGTAAGCCATGTTCTGTTCTTTACTACGTACAGGGTAATAGTAAAGAGATAACCATCTATCTGCGCAAAAATACATTTGCGCCTCGTCCCTTGTTCTTGATTCCTCGGGAAAAGTGCCCCTACCATAAGTTTGAGTTTCTCGCTCGTGGGGTTTACCTCGTTCCACTTCCGAGCATTTCTGCCGGAACTTCGTCACTGTGGCACCTTCAAGGTTATAAGACCATATCCGAAGACTTAGGTCATTCACCTGCCGTCAAACCGGAAATCCGGAATGCCCTGGCTTATTGTTTGACCAGGCACGATCACTACGGGCATCACAGCACCGTGCGAGCATGGACTTTCCTCTGCTTCCATAAGAAAACAGCGATTATCCGAACGTTATTCATTTATTCTTAACTTACTTATACTAGCATACCTATTCGTTATCGTCCAGCTTATTTCCAAAAACATGTTTTTCTAAATTAGAAAGACGCTTTAGAATATCAAAGTTGGTCGTTCCAGCAGGTTGTGCCGCTGCTTGGAAAGTTGGAGCTGGTTGTGTTGAAGTTCTAAGTGGAGCATTATCAAGCTCTTGTACAAGTCGAATATTTTCCGCTTGAAGTGCTTCGATTTCTTGCGTAAATGTACTGTAATCTTTAATAACCATGTCTAAAAACTCGTCAACATCTTCAGGACTATAACCACGAAGCCCAGTTTTAAATTCTTTTTCCAAAATTTCTTTACCTGTTAAGTGATACTCAAATTGTTCCGAAGTCATATAACTCCACCTCTATCTCTATTCTTACGTATTTTTGTTCTAATCATATACTTACCCTTATTTTTTCAAATCTCACACCATTTGTCAATCTATTCGAGTGTTTTTTATGAAAATAACTGTTTACTTCCATATTAAAACGTTTGGTTCATATCCTCTACAACTTCTTGGAGTGCATAAAAATCAATACAGTCTATATAATAATTAGACTGTTCTTTTGCTTGAATCGCTCGGTCATAAAAGAATTTCGGCGAACCTTCTTTTTCTAAATCATATACAAGTAATGCGCCATCCGTATTATCAATAATAAAACCATCTCTTGCCGCAAATTGCGCTGGACTTTCATAAGGACGCTTCGTAATAAAAGCATGGTAATCGGCTTTTTCTAGTACTTCGCTCGCCCATAATTGGTTCGCTTCATTCCAGTTAGCACTTTGCTTTTCAAACGGTTCAAGGATTGCTAGTTTAATCGGATAGTCTGCTTTTAATTCTGCAACCACATCGCCAGCCCAAAGTTCAATTCCTAACTGACCAGAAATAATCACCCATTCAAGCCCATCTTCCACGAGTGGAAGCAAATGCCGTTTAATTGTTTCTTTTATATAAACCGCTTCATCTGCATCCTTTTTAAAAATTCCCAGTTCAAAATTTTTATACCCCGTCACTGCGATGGATTTCACATCAATTCCTCTTTTCTTTTTAAGAAATCTCTCACTCTCGTTAGTGTATACTTGGTAGATTGGTAGTGATCTAGGAAGTGTTTATAAAAAGACTTTCCATTAAATGCACTTACTGCAGTCATTTGAACATTATCACAAGCTTGTCTTAATTGTAGTTCTCCTAAATAAGGAGGACGCTCTTTGTTTACCCACGGAATAGCTAATTCTAAAAACGCATCCGCGCTATTTTTTGCTTCGTCAACGAAAGGTTTCATATCTTTATAAAAATCAAACGGCTTTGCTTCTTCACGGTTACTTAAATATAATTCCCAATTTTTTTCGTTTTGAAGAAGCAATTTTTCCGTACGGTTTAAAAGTTCCATTCTATCACTCTTTTCTTCACATTTTCAGATACTTCAAGCATAGCATAGGACGCAAAATCTTGCCTAAAATTAGATTATTAGCTAAAATATGGTAAAATAGACGAAGGTACGTTCTATTTATGAGGTAGTTTCATGCCGAAAAGAGCTATTTTGCATTTAATTGATACTATCATTTTCATTTTTATTTGTTATAATAGATGATAGTCTAAAATTCAGAATAGAAATTTTCTGATAGAGGTGAAAAAAATGGCTATTGGTTACCCTAACGGCAAGAAGTATGCAGCGAGTCATGAGGTTCTTCCTCAACAAAAACGGAAAGCTCCTGTAACTTATGGTAAGCGTGGTATGTCTTTGGAAGATGACCTAAATGATACGATTGCGTATTATTTAACTCACGAAATAGCAGTCATCCACAAAAAACCTACCCCTGTCCAAATTGTCAGTGTGGACTACCCAAAAAGAAGTAGTGCCAAAATTAAGGAAGCCTACTTCAAAACACCATCCACAACAGATTATAATGGTGTGTATAAAGGAAAATACGTTGATTTTGAAGCAAAAGAAACGCAAAATACAACTTCTTTTCCGTTGAGTAATTTTCACGATCACCAAATGACACACATGGCAAACGTCTTAAAACAAGATGGTATTGTATTTGTCATTATTGCTTTCCAAAAACTCGGAGAAACTCATTTCATTCCCTTTGAGAAATTTTATCCGTTTTGGGAACGTATGCAAAGTGGTGGAAGAAAATCAGTTACTATAGCAGAAATACAAGATGTATCAGACCAAAT from Listeria monocytogenes ATCC 19117 encodes the following:
- a CDS encoding DUF1273 domain-containing protein → MKSIAVTGYKNFELGIFKKDADEAVYIKETIKRHLLPLVEDGLEWVIISGQLGIELWAGDVVAELKADYPIKLAILEPFEKQSANWNEANQLWASEVLEKADYHAFITKRPYESPAQFAARDGFIIDNTDGALLVYDLEKEGSPKFFYDRAIQAKEQSNYYIDCIDFYALQEVVEDMNQTF
- the rpsN gene encoding 30S ribosomal protein S14, which codes for MAKKSKVAKHERQQALVEKYAELRRTLKAEGRYDELRKLPRDSSPSRLHNRCELTGRPHGYMRKFGMSRIRFRELAHQGQLPGVTKASW
- a CDS encoding xanthine phosphoribosyltransferase, with protein sequence MKLLEEFIQEKGTVLPGNVLKVDAFLNHQIDPVLMQAMGNEFAKRFQDLGITKIVTIESSGIAPAVFAGLALSVPVVFARKKKSVTLTDNLFTSTVYSYTKKESNDISVSKQFLTADDTILVIDDFLANGQAALGLLEIAEHAGAKVAGIGIVIEKSFQQGRELLNKTGIPVYSLARIASLENEEILFLEEE
- the chiA gene encoding chitinase ChiA: MNGKQVMVGGLSLLLVGAGLGAFGSQAQAATDDASVMPDISNKQVLVGYWHSWKSSGNDGYQQGTSADIALKDTPKAYNVVDVSFMKGDGVNRIPTFKPVGINDSDFRAQVGALNKEGRAVLLALGGADGHVELKAGDEEAFANEIIRQVETYGFDGLDIDLEQSAITAGDNKTVIPAALKIVKDHYKAEGKNFLITMAPEFPYLKPGSAYESYLTSLANYYDYIAPQLYNQGGDGVWVDETNQWIAQNNDTLKESFLYYMADSFINGTRGYLKIPANKFVFGLPANVDAAATGYVKDPQIVKNVFTRLQAKGTPVKGIMTWSVNWDAGKNKAGVPYNNGFSNAYGPIVGTK
- the gpsB gene encoding cell division regulator GpsB is translated as MTSEQFEYHLTGKEILEKEFKTGLRGYSPEDVDEFLDMVIKDYSTFTQEIEALQAENIRLVQELDNAPLRTSTQPAPTFQAAAQPAGTTNFDILKRLSNLEKHVFGNKLDDNE
- a CDS encoding nucleobase:cation symporter-2 family protein; its protein translation is MLGKGKIAALGFQHVLAMYAGAVIVPLLIGGALGFNGEEMTYLVSIDIFMCGIATLLQLTVNRFFGIGLPVVLGCAVQAIAPIILIGQDMGIGAIYGSIIVSGLFVLLIAPFFSKVVRFFPPVVTGSVVTVIGLTLIPVAINNLAGGEGAKDFGSMYNLGLGFGTLLLIILVYRFGQGFSKAIAVLIGLVGGSLFAALYKGISLGPVSEASWFHMPKPFYFGTPTFEWPAIITMILIALVSMVESTGVYFALSDITERKLTQKDLTRGYRAEGLAIMLGGVFNTFPYTAYSQNVGLVQLSGIKTRKVIYAAAGFLIVLGLIPKIGAVTTIIPTPVLGGAMVAMFGMVVAQGIKMLGKVNFTSQENLLIIACAVGVGLGVTVVPDLFNAFPSFVRLFTSNGIVAGSVTAITLNIIFNMIPHRKDKKVADPEPQHAK
- a CDS encoding THUMP domain-containing class I SAM-dependent RNA methyltransferase gives rise to the protein MKSFQLVATAASGLEAIVGKEVARLGYDPKVENGKVYFEGDLSAIARANLWLRVADRVKIVVGVFKATTFDELFEKTKALPWEDYLPLDAQFPVAGKSVKSTLYSVPDCQAIVKKAIVNRVSEKYRRSGRLMETGALFKLEVSILKDEVTLTIDTSGAGLHKRGYRLAQGSAPIKETMAAALVLLTSWHPDRPFYDPVCGSGTIPIEAALIGQNIAPGFNREFVSETWDWMPKQVWADARQEAEDLANYDQPLNIIGGDIDARLIEIAKQNAVEAGLGDLITFRQLQVADFQTEDEYGVVVANPPYGERLEDEEAVRQLYREMGIVYKRMPTWSVYVLTSYELFEEVYGKKATKKRKLYNGYLRTDLYQYWGPRKPRPKKED
- the recU gene encoding Holliday junction resolvase RecU, which translates into the protein MAIGYPNGKKYAASHEVLPQQKRKAPVTYGKRGMSLEDDLNDTIAYYLTHEIAVIHKKPTPVQIVSVDYPKRSSAKIKEAYFKTPSTTDYNGVYKGKYVDFEAKETQNTTSFPLSNFHDHQMTHMANVLKQDGIVFVIIAFQKLGETHFIPFEKFYPFWERMQSGGRKSVTIAEIQDVSDQIPYGLNPRLDFLQSIDKLYF
- a CDS encoding YppE family protein translates to MELLNRTEKLLLQNEKNWELYLSNREEAKPFDFYKDMKPFVDEAKNSADAFLELAIPWVNKERPPYLGELQLRQACDNVQMTAVSAFNGKSFYKHFLDHYQSTKYTLTRVRDFLKRKEELM
- a CDS encoding carboxypeptidase M32 codes for the protein MVETLEEEFLAYIKKMEALEEALALVYWDLRTGAPSKGMEGRSDVIGVLSEEIFNMQTSEEMAAFIAGLNLDKENLSEITLKTLEESQKKYDLNKKIPSKEYAEYTKLVAQAETAWTTAREQNDFAAFEPFLTKILEMKRKFVEYWGYEENKYDTLLDQYEPGVTVSVLDSVFEKVRDGIMAIREKIANEGVKPDATILNTKISEAKQKEFSIRILNKMGFDFEAGRLDETVHPFATGLNTGDVRITTRYNENDFKMAVFGTIHEGGHAIYEQNFDAALVGTPLANGASMGIHESQSLFYEIIIGSSLAFWKSNYADFQAITKPAFDHVTLEDFYRAVNISESSLIRIEADTLTYPLHIMIRYELEKALINGELEVKDLPKAWGDKYEEYLGIRPDNDTNGVLQDIHWAGGDFGYFPSYALGLMYAAQFFNQMQKEIPNIDAIIASDDYSELKTWLTEHVHKFGKTKKPLEILTDTTGEGLNPTYLLDLLEKRYAYVYQFNK